Genomic DNA from Peribacillus sp. FSL H8-0477:
AAACTTTGGTATCATTATACTTTTTGCAAACATGTCTATCACCCCATTAGTGTAATAACTACCTATTCCATACTTTTACTGAAATACCTTTATTTTTTAATACTTACTTATTTTCATGGTAAAGGTTTATGTCGAATTTTTTCTTCATCATTTCGAACACTTTGTGACGGCTTTTCCAACTTTCTTCCTGTTCCCACAATATATTGCTTTTACTAATAATTTCAGTTCGAAGTCCCTGATATTCTTTTTCTGCTTTATCCATTTTCTTTTTCATTAAAACCATATATCCATTTGCGCCCAATGCCAGTCCTAACAAAATAAAGTGGCCGAATCCTTCCACAAAAACCGTAAACATTTTTGCAAATGAATAAGAATATGGAACAGCAATATAAAAGTAAACATCAAAAAGAAGCATAAGTGTTGCCGTCAATGCAGCCCAAACCCATTGTAAATATTTTTTCTCTAATGCCTCAAATTTTCTTTTTCTCATTACAACATTATGCAGCATCTGTTTGGTTGTCTGATCTGTCAAATTATCTAATAAAATAATTGCCGATTCCATCGTATGCCCCTCCGCTCACTTGTTTTAAGGAAGACTAAGTTTCTCACTTCTATACCTATGTATGTCCACTTTGACTTTATGCTTTATTACAAAAAAAACCCGTAAATCGCGAGGAATCGCATTTACAGGTTTTCGTTATTCTTTTACTGGGACTTTTAACTTCTGCCCTAGCTGAACTTCATCGCTGTCAAGCTTATTCCAATCACGGATGATATCCATCCCCTCACTTGAATGATAATAGGTGATGGCAATGGTAAACAAGGTATCGCCAGGCACCACCACATGATACCTTTGTGTAATCCCATCCGTCTTGTCTGCCACAGTTTTTTGTTCTTCGGTTCGTCCGTCTTTACCCGCATCCGAGACAACTGTAGTCTGCTCGGACACCTCATGATCTTCTTTTAGAGGTTCTGTTGAATGGGG
This window encodes:
- a CDS encoding YpbF family protein, yielding MESAIILLDNLTDQTTKQMLHNVVMRKRKFEALEKKYLQWVWAALTATLMLLFDVYFYIAVPYSYSFAKMFTVFVEGFGHFILLGLALGANGYMVLMKKKMDKAEKEYQGLRTEIISKSNILWEQEESWKSRHKVFEMMKKKFDINLYHENK
- a CDS encoding LysM peptidoglycan-binding domain-containing protein; protein product: MPRKKRHQRVKVEADPPSPGSLPSRSEVKRRKNKKKKIRKKKSGFPLIKILAAFFIFVPLAVILFMDIIEKKTLPLIKEISNGYETVSVVPHSTEPLKEDHEVSEQTTVVSDAGKDGRTEEQKTVADKTDGITQRYHVVVPGDTLFTIAITYYHSSEGMDIIRDWNKLDSDEVQLGQKLKVPVKE